TTGGCAGATAAAAAAAAGAGCAACCCAGGAAAGTGGAGTGTTGCGTGGGTCGCCATCACCATTGTCATTATCCTTGGCATGACAAAACTGGCCGTAACGCAAACCAGTCACACCGTCTCACAGTTCAATCGCATGACACCCTGGCTCATCGCTCGCGCTGGCGGCGTCACTGCCTTGGTGCTGTTGACCCTGCTTGTCTCCCTGGGGCTCGTCCTCAGCAGCGTGCCGAACAAGCAGACCTGGCGTCTCAGTCGCTATCTGCTGCCTGCCCATCGTTACCTTGCCTTGTTCATGCTGTTTTTCCTCGGACTTCACATCGTGACGATTGTGCTCGATCCGTTCGCCAAAGTTGGCATCCTCGGCGCCCTCGTTCCGGGGTTATCGAGCTACAGGACAGTCCAAGTGGCGATTGGGACGTTGTCTTTTTTCGCCCTGCTGCTCGTTGCCGTCACGGCACGTTATCCAACCCTGCTGCCAAACAATCGCTGGCTCACCGTACATCGGATATCGCTCTATACCTTTATCGCGGCCTGGACACACGGAGCGTTAACCGGTGCCGACACTCCCGGAATCAAGTGGTTGTACCTCGTCACTGGAGCCTTCGTAATCGGCTTCGTGTTCCTTCGTTACTGGATTGTGCATCAACGTAACCGAGTGTCGGTGCAACGCACAGAGACGCAAGCGGAGCGAGCCCGCGTGGCAGAATAACGGACGAGCCCGCTCCCCGGCTGACTATTTCTCAGATTCCTGACCGAGTCCGAGGAACAAAACGAGATCGGACAACTCAGCAAGCGTCTGCGCATCTACGGTTGGTGCCGGTGCGCGGACATGCGACGAGGCAATCGCACCCCGCAGTTTGTACGTCTCCTTGCGAATGGCCACACCCGTTACGCCCAGTTGGACCTCAAAGCGAATGAGCGGAAGGTACTGGTAGAAGTACCGTCTCGCCTCGTCCTTGTCCCCCGCGGTAAACAGTTCATACACCCGAACCAGTATCTCGGGGTAAGCAAATCCCGTCATGATTCCAGTTGCGCCGCGCTGGAGTTCCTCATAAAAATACATGCCCCCAAGCCCACCGAACAATCCCAGTTGCCCACTAGTCGCTTCGTGAATGCGCGACACCTTCATGATGGTCGGCGCTTCTTCAATCTTCACGTACTTCGCGGTCGGGACTTTGTCGACGACGTCTGCGAAAAAGCTTGGCGGCAATACGACGCCCGTTGTCGTGGGTTCATCCTGGACAACGAGGGGCAGGTCAGAGGCGTCTGAAATTCGCCTGTAATGGTCGAGAACAAGGTTTAAGTTCTTGAGGTTTGGCGGCGGTGCCACCATCACAGCGTCCGCCCCTGCTGATTGTGCCTTCTTCACGAACTCGATGGTTTGATAAGTGCCGGCAGCGGAGCACCCGACTGTGACAGGCACGCGTCCCGCTACCTGCTCCACAGCGGTTTCGACAATGACGTTGCGTTCCCGCTCTGTCACCTTATTTGACTCGCCCATGATGCCAAGCAGCGTCACACCGTGTACGCCAGCATTGAGGTAAAAATCGAGCAGTGTACGCAGACTTTGTACATCTACGTCACCGGAGTCTTTAAAGGGGGTCAGGGATATGACGGAAATGCCATGAATGCGTTTTGCAGTCATTGGCACCCCTCCCTCTGCCCCGCCAGACGCTGTCGCACGGGGTTATTGAGCGGTGCGAAGCCATCTATCCTGCATTCAGCCACATCTCCGTCGCGAATCACGACAGCGCCAGGGGTCCCGGTTGAGATGATGTCACCGGGCAGCAAGGTCATCACTTGTGAGTGAAAGGAAACCAGATACCAGGGATTGAAGGTCATATTCGCGACGATGTTTTCTCTGTGAAGTTGTCCGTTGTTGTATGTGCCGACGGTTACGCTCGCCAAATCAGGAATCTCATCGACCGTGAGGAGTTCCCCGCCGAGGCTGAAGAAGGTGTCGAAGTTTTTCGCGCGCGTCAGAAACCGTGGGTTCTTCTGCAGAATGTCTTCCGCCGTCATGTCAATTACAGCTGCAAATCCTGCGACGTAAGCCGAGGCCTCGTTGATGCTGACGTCGCGACACTCCTTGCCAATCACGACAGCTATCTCCGCTTCGGCGGTCACGCGCTCGGATTGCCATGGCAATTCAATCACATCAGACGGACCAATCAGCGTTGTGTCGGCTTTCATAAAAC
The Alicyclobacillus curvatus genome window above contains:
- a CDS encoding fumarylacetoacetate hydrolase family protein, whose amino-acid sequence is MKLVSRRFQGREEIGIVLEESVVSLERFNHHCQQDFEIDMLSLLQSGRLEELRQTALSLNDEARQKCLQDATLLSDCELAPLYRSPRKIWGIGLNYVEHAGDLQAIVPTEEPASFMKADTTLIGPSDVIELPWQSERVTAEAEIAVVIGKECRDVSINEASAYVAGFAAVIDMTAEDILQKNPRFLTRAKNFDTFFSLGGELLTVDEIPDLASVTVGTYNNGQLHRENIVANMTFNPWYLVSFHSQVMTLLPGDIISTGTPGAVVIRDGDVAECRIDGFAPLNNPVRQRLAGQREGCQ
- a CDS encoding dihydrodipicolinate synthase family protein produces the protein MTAKRIHGISVISLTPFKDSGDVDVQSLRTLLDFYLNAGVHGVTLLGIMGESNKVTERERNVIVETAVEQVAGRVPVTVGCSAAGTYQTIEFVKKAQSAGADAVMVAPPPNLKNLNLVLDHYRRISDASDLPLVVQDEPTTTGVVLPPSFFADVVDKVPTAKYVKIEEAPTIMKVSRIHEATSGQLGLFGGLGGMYFYEELQRGATGIMTGFAYPEILVRVYELFTAGDKDEARRYFYQYLPLIRFEVQLGVTGVAIRKETYKLRGAIASSHVRAPAPTVDAQTLAELSDLVLFLGLGQESEK